The genomic segment GCCAGCTGCGCGTAGGCCAGCTGCAGCTGCGACAGCGCGTCGCGGATCGCCTTGCCGTCGGGGCCCAGCTCGGCCTCGATGAGCGGCAGCAGCGCCCGCGCGCCCTCGATGGCCAGCCGCAGCTGCTCGGGGTCGCGCTCGTCCTCGGTCCCGGGGGCCAGGCCGGCGCGGCGGCCACCCAGGTTCACGAGTGTGACGATCGTCTGGACGATCACGTCCTCGACGCGCAGCTGGCGCAGCTGCTGCTCGAGCTGCGCCTCGTACGCGGCGCGCATCTCGGCCTCGTTGGCCGGGGGCTGCTGCGGGTTGTCGGTCATCGTGCTGGCACCTCCTGGGCGTAGGTCTGCCGGGTCTCCTGCACGGAGGTCGCGAAGACCTCCTCCAGCGGCGTGCCGGCATCGAGCGCGCGCCGCTGGCGCTGGGCCCCGTTGAGCGCGGCGAGGACGGGATCGATCCCGAGCTCGGCGCGGACGGGGGCCGTCCAGGAAAGCAGACGCTGCACCGCGGCCGCCGCGGGCTCCTCGTCCAGCCGCTGCAGGTCGATCTGCCGGCCGTCCATCCCGAAGCGGATCGCGCGCCAGAGGTTCTCCTCCAGCAGGCGCCCCGGCAGGTCGGCGTGCGGACGTCCCTCGTCCTCGTCGCGAGCGGCCTGGGCCACGCAGGCGGTGATGAGCGCCGCGAGGGCGTCGCTCTCCCCCGCCGTGGCCTGTGCGTCGCAGATGCGGACCTCGACCGTGCCGAAGGAGAAGTGCGGGCGCACCGACCACCAGACCTGGGTGTACTCGACGATGGACCGCGTGCGGGTCAGCAGGTCGATGTACTGCGCGTAGGCGTCCCAGGTGCCGAACGCGTCGGGGATGCCGCAGCGCGGGAAGCTCTTGGTGAACGTCTGGGTGCGGGCCGAGTGCAGGCCCGAGTCCAGGCCGTCGACGCCGGTGGAGTTCGCGCTGAGCGCCAGGAGCGTCGGCAGCACGGGGCGCAGGCGGTCGCAGACGCGGATCGCGCGGTCGGCGCCGCGCACGCCGACGTGGACGTGCAGCGAGAACGTGTTGTTGCGCCGTGCGACGTACTGCAGCCCGTCGACGACCCGGCGGTAGTGCTCCGTGTCGATGTTGCGCTGCAGGCGGTAGTCGGCCAGCGGGTGGGTGCCCGTCGAGCCCAGGAGCAGGCCGCGGCCCGCGGCGAGGTCGAACAGGCGCCGGCGGACGTCGCGCTGGCGGGCCAGCGCGTCGGCCAGGTCGGTCCCACGGCCGGACCGGATCTCGATCTCGCTGCAGATGAGCTCGCCGGAGATCGACTCGGCGAGCACCGGGTCGGTGGCCGTCGCGGCGTCGCGGAGCTCCTCGAACCGCGGCACGAGGTCGAGCGTGTCGGGGTCCAGGAGGGAGAACTCCTCCTCCAGGCCGACCGTCCAGTCCGTCGACGTCGCGAAGCCCTCCGCGGCGCGTTCGAGATCCAGGCTCAAGGCGTTCCGTTCTAGGTCAGGTAGAAGTAGAGCGCGTACAGGAGGTCGACCGCGGGACTCGAGGTGTGCACGGTCACCTCCGGCGGGACACGAAGCAGCGACTCGGAGTAGTTGAAGATGATCTTCACGCCGGACAGCACGAGCTGGTCGGCGAGCGTCTGGGCGGCCGAGCTGGGCACGGCGAGCACGCCGACGACGATGTCCTCGTCCTCGACGACCTGCGGGACCGTGGCGACGTCGCGCACCTGCAGCGCGCCGACCGACGTCCCGACCTTCTCCGGGTCGGCGTCGAAGATGGCGACGACGCGGAAGCCGTGGTCGGCGAACACGTCGGAGGAGGCGATGGCGCGGCCGAGATGGCCGGCGCCGAAGAGCGCGATGTTGTGCTGGCCGGCGGTGCGCAGGATCTTGCGGATCTGGGAGACCAGTCCGTCGACGTTGTAGCCGACGCCGCGCTTGCCGAACTTGCCGAAGCCGGAGAGGTCGCGGCGGATCTGCGTCGAGTTGACCTGGGTGAACGAGGAGAGCTCCTGGGAGGAGATCGTCTCCTTGCCCTCCTTCTTGGCCTTCGTCAGGACCTGGAGGTAGCGCGCCAGGCGGGCGGCGACCCCGAGCGACAGGCGGTCGGGGACCGGCTCGGTGTCGTCGGCGCCGTTCGTGTCCCCGGCACCGTGCGGCTTGGTCAGATCCCCGACGCTCATCGGTCGCCAACTGTACCGAGGCGCCTGCGCAACCCGGGCTCGTCCAGGAAGAAGTCGAACAGCTCCTCGCCGTCGAGCGCGATCACCGGGATCCGCTCCAGGTAGCGACGCAGGAGGTGGTCATCGGCCTCGATGTCGTGCTCGACGAGCTCGAAGGCCAGCTCAGCGCGCAGCGCGAGCAGCTGCGCGCGGGCGTCGTCGCAAAGATGGCAGCCGGGACGGCCGTAGAGGTCCACGCGGGGCACTGCCGGCATGATGCAGCGCCGCGGCGGCGCACGCGGCGCCGGCGGTGAACGCCACGAGGTGCTCGAAGTCCGAGAGCTCGCCCTGGGCGGGCACCAGGACCACGAAGGTGAGCAGGCACGCCACGCCGAGCACGATCACCGGTCGGCCGCGCGGCAGGCGGCCGCGCAGCGCCGCGACGAGCAGGGCGCCCAGGCAGGCCGCCCAGATCGCCGAGATGCCGTAGTCCTCGGTGTCGGCGACGTTGCGCACGGCGTGGGCGTCGACCAGGCCCAGGACGCCGATCCCGCTGTAGACGGCCAGCGTGGAGATCACGTGCCCGGCCGCCGCCACGACCCAGAACAGCCGCGCGCCGAACCGGGCGATGATCACCCAGACCAGCACCGCGGTGCCGGCGATCTGCAGGACGGGCGGCCCGTCGACGATCAGCGCGCTGGTGGCCAGCAGCCAGAGGCGGCCGTGCTGCAGCGCGTCGGGTGAGGCGGCCAGCGTCGCGGGGCGCGGCACCCCCCACGCGGCGCGCGTCAGCGCCAGGGTGGCGACGGCGGCCAGCCACGCCACCGCGGCGGCTGCTCCGGGGCCCATCGATCGCGCGCGCGCCATCACCCGTGCAGTGTGCCCGTTCGCGCACACGCATTCGAGGGATGCACCCGGACCATCAAGCGGCCGATCACGGGTGTACAGGCGTCGTTCATGTCGCCGACCTACCGTCAGAGCCACCCATGCAGCACCCCCACCCCCACCCCCGCCGCCCGCTCATCGTCGAGCGCCACGCCCTGGGCCCCGCGTGTACGCCCTGGGCGTGCGGATCCACGAATGGCACCTCGGCCTCGCCGTCGGCGCCGCCGCGGCGGCCTGGCGCCTGCTGGCCGGCGGCCCGGCCATCGCGGTCGCGGTCCTGGCGATCGTGGCGTCCTGGCTGATGGCCAAGGACTGGCGCGACCTGCCCGGCGTGGGCGGCGACCGGCGCGACACGGGCGCGTGGCGCCTGGGCCTGCACCGGCCGCCCGACGCCCCGGCCCTGCCCCCGGCCCGCGACCGCGTGCCCGCCGCGGCCGCGGCGGCCACCGCGGCCACCGGCCTGCTCAACGTGCTCTCCGCGGTGACCCAGGAGCTGCCGCTGCGCCTGCGCGACCTGCTGGCGATCGCGCCCGGCGGCGACGTCCGCGTCGCCCATGCGCTGGCGCTGCCGGTCGGCGTCGCGCTGACGTGCGCCGCCTGGCCGCTGGCGCGCCGACGCCGGCGCGCGCTGCACGGCGCCGTCGCGCTGCTGGCCGCCGTCGGCGTCCTGAACGTCCTCAAGGGCCTGGACCTCGAGGAGGCCATGGTCAGCTGGGCGCTCGCCGCGGTGCTGTGGCGCTCGCGCGCGGCGTTCTGGGTCGGCCACGAGCGCCCGGCGTCGGCGGCGCTGGCCCTGCGCGTCGTGCTCCTGCCCGCCCTCGCGCTGGCCGTCGGCACCGCCGTCGTGGCGCTGGCCGCCGGGCACGCCGCGCCCGTCCCCGGCGCCGGGGCGACGCCCCGCGTCGCCGCCCGGCTGCTGACGCTCTCGGGCGGCACGAGCTTCCACGGCGCGTTCGGCTGGGTCCCCCTCGGCCTCGGGCTGCTCGGCCTCGGCACCGCGCTGGCCGTGGCGGCCGCGGTCCTGGAGCCGCTGCGCCCCGCCAACCTGGGCGGCGCGCTGGACCGCCGCCGCGCGGCCGCGATCGTGCGCCGGCACGGCACCGACACGCTGAGCGCCTTCAAGCTGCGCCACGACCTGCACCGGCTCTGGTCGCCCGACGGCCAGGCGATGGTCGCCTTCCGCATCGAGGCCGGCTCCATGCTGCTGGCCGGCGACCCGGTCGGTCCCGAGCGGGCACGCGCGGCGATGCTCGAGCAGGCCGTCGACTGGGCCCACCGCCACGGGCTGGGCTTCGGCGTCGTCGGCGCCACGGAGGACTTCGCCCTCCTGGCGCGCCGCGTCGGCGTGCGGCGCCTGTACCTCGGCGACGAGGCGATCCTGCCCACAGGCGTCATGGACCTCTCCGGCGGCGCGCGCAAGACGATGCGCAAGGCCGTCAACCGCGTCGCGCGCCACGGCTACACCGCCGAGCTGCGCACGGTCGGCGACCTGGACACGGCGACGGTCGCGCGCCTGGGCGAGGTGTCGGACGCGTGGCGCGACGGCGAGCCCGAGCGCGGGTTCTCCATGGCCCACGACGCGCTCGTCGACGAGCTGCTGCCCGACGCCCTGGTCGTCCTGGGGCGCGACGCCGACGGCGTCGTGCGCGGCTTCCTGCACTTCGTGCCCGTCTTCGGCCGCTCGGCGATGTCGCTGGGCTTCATGCGCCGCGAGCGCGACACGCCCAACGGGCTGACCGAGTTCCTCGTCGTGGAGTCCGCCCGCCTGCTCGCCGACCTCGGCGTGGAGGAGTTCTCGCTGAACTTCGCCGCCTACGGGCGCTGGCTGCGCGCCCCGTCGGGCCGGCTGGAGCGCGTGCTGGCGATCGGCCTGCGCCGCGCCGACCGCTGGTTCCAGGTCCAGCGGCTGCTGAGCTTCAACGCGAAGTTCGACCCGCGCTGGCAGCCGCGCTACCTGCTCTTCGAGCGCCCGGCCCAGCTGCCGCGCATCTGCCTGGCCTCCATGTGGGCCGAGGGCCAGCTGCCGCGCCTGCGCCTGCCGGGCGCCGCCGGCGCCGGGCCCGAGCCCTCGCCCCGCGACGCCTAGAGCGCGCGCTGGCCCGTGGCGTGCACCTCGAGGCCGAGGTAGCCCGGGAACGCGACGGGGTCGACGTAGCGCGCGGCGCTGGCGATCATCGCCGCGTTGTCGGTGCACAGCTCCCGCGGCGGGATGCGCACCACGGGGGCCAGGGCGCCGAGGCGCTCGCGCAGCGGCCCGTTGGCGGCGACCCCGCCGCCCACGGCCAGGCGGTCCAGGCCCGTGTCCTGCAGCGCGCGCGCCACCCGGACGGCGAGCTGCTCGACGATCGCGTGCTGGTAGGAGGCCGCCAGGTCGGCGCGGCGCGCCTGCGCCTCGTCGTCGCCGAGATCGCGGACCTTGTAGAGCAGCGCGGTCTTCAAGCCGGCGAACGAGAAGTCCAGGCCGCGGAGGTTGCGCGACGTCGGGAACGCGAAGGCGCCGGGGTCGCCCTCGGCGGCCAGGCGCTCGAGGTGCGGGCCGCCCGGGAACGGGAGGCCGAGCAGCCGCGCGCCCTTGTCGATGGCCTCCCCGGCGGCGTCGTCCAGCGTGGCGCCGAGCACGCTGAAGCCGCGGTGGTCATCGACGCGGGCCAGGAACGTGTGGCCGCCGCTGGCGATGAGGCACAGGAACGGCGGCTCCAGCGGGGCCTGGCCGGGCTCGGGGCCCAGGCGCAGGAAGTTGGCCGCCACGTGGCCCTGGAGGTGGTCGACGGCGGCCAGCGGCAGGCCGCGCGCGGCCGCCAGGCCCTTGGCCGTGGCCACGCCGACGAGCAGCGCGCCGACCAGGCCCGGCCCCGCGGTGACCGCGACGAGGTCGACGTCGTCCAGCGTGGCCCCCGCGCGGGCGAGCGCGTCGTCGATGACCGGCGTGGCCAGCTCGAGGTGGCGGCGGCCGGCGACCTCGGGCACCACGCCGCCGTAGCGGTCGTGCACGCCCTGGGAGGAGATGACGTTCGCGCGGATCTCGCCGTCGTGGGTCACGAGCGCCGCGCACGTGTCGTCGCATGACGTCTCGATGGCGAGGATCACGGCCGGGCCCCGCGGGTCACTGGCCGATCGCCCGCTTGAGCGGGTCGACGGCGTTGGGGATGTCGTCCAGCGAGCCGCGCAGGGTCGCGGGGGTCCGCCACATGATCACGGCGTCCTCCCCGTTGTCCTGGTAGTAGCGGCGCCGCCGGCCGGCGGCCCGGAAGCCGTGGCGCTCGTAGAGCGTCATCGCCCCCGTGTTGCTCGTGCGCACCTCGAGCGTGAACCGCGGCTCGGGCTCCTGGACGCGGCCGAGGAGATCGGAGAGCAGCGCGGTGGCCAGGCCCTCGCGGCGGCGCTCCGGCGCCACGGCCACGTTCATGATGTGCCAGATCGTGTCGTAGCGCGAGCAGATGCAGTAGCCCACGATCGCGCCCGCGTCCAGCGCGGCCAGGCAGATGCCCGACGGCTTGCTGAGTTCGAGCACGAACATCGCCAGCGACCACGGCGTGGGGAACGCGCGCCGCTCGATCGCGATGACCTGCGGGAGGTCGGCGTAGGTCAGGCGGCGGATGTGCAGGTCGGGAGGCGTCACCGGGCTCAGGACCGGCGGGGAACGGCGTCGGGCGCCCGGACGTACTCGGGACGAGCGCGTCGCGCGGCACCGTGGACCCCTCGGCGGCGAGACGGCACAAGGCCCGCGCACGCACCTGATGCACGGGTGCGTCGTCGTCCGCCACCGCGACGCCCGCCGCCTCCAGGTCCGCCCGGTAGCGTACCGCGCCGTCCCCCACGGCCCGCCAGGCGCCGGCGCCCGCCGGGACCGCCGCCGCGAGGTCCTCGGGCCGCCGGGCCGCGGGGTCGGAGGTGCGCGCGCCGGCCGCGTCGTAGGCCGCGACGTAGGCCTCGCCGCGGCGCGCGTCCAGGACGGCCAGGACCGGGCCCGCCTCGCCGCCGTCCTCGCGTGCGCCGGCGGCCAGGGCGTCGAGCGTGGAGACCGCCACCAGGCCGACCGCCTCCCCGAGGCCCTGCACGAGCGCGCGGGCCGTGGCCACGCCGATGCGCACACCCGTGAACGTGCCGGGCCCGACGCCGGCGCCGACGCGCGTGATCGCGCTCCACTCTACGCCGGCCTCCTGCAGCGCCTCGGCGCACAGCGCCAGCAGCAGAGGGCCGTGGCCGGGCCGCTCTCCGGGGCCCGGGTCGTGGCGGCGTTGCGCCAGCTGGGCGCCGCCGGGGTCGGCCACGCCGACGACGGTGGCGGGCGTCGCGGTGTCGAAGGCGAGGATCACGAGGAGCCCCCGGCCGGCTCGACCGTGATCGTCCGGCGGTCCCCGCCCGCGTGCGCGAGGGTCACGCGGGCACGCACGTGCTCCAGGCCGGGTTCGGCCACCTCGGGCCACTCGACGAACGCGACGGCGTCCGGCGTGAGGTAGTCGTCCAGGAGCGCCGGGTCCTCGTCGTCCAGCGAGGCGAGGCGGTGCAGGTCGAGGTGGGCGATCGGCACCCGGCCGTCGTAGCGGCGCCCGATCGTGAACGTCGGGCTCGTCACAGGCCCGTCGTAGCCCAGCGCCCGGGCGGCGCCGCGCACGAACGTGGTCTTGCCCGATCCCATCTCGCCGGCGAGCAGGACGACGTCGCCGGGGCTCAGCCGCGCGGCCAGCGCGGCGCCGACGGCCTCGGTCTGCTCGGCGGCGGCCGTGGTCGTGGTCGTGGGGCGGCTGTCGCTAGAAGCGCTCAGGGGCGGAGCGCAGCCGCAGGCCGATGCCCACGACCAGCAGCGCGGCACCGGCGATGACCAGGACGCGCGCGTCGGTGCCCGTGTTGGGCAGCGTCTGCGCGGAGGCGCCCGTCGACGTCGTCGTCGACGGCGTCGGGCCGGTGGACGTCCCCGGGGATGTCCCCGAGCCGCCCGACGAGCCCGACCCGGAGGTGCCCGAGCCGCCCTGGGGCGTGGGCGAGAGGGTGCCGCTGGGCGTCGTGATCGTCTTGGCCTTCGCCGAGCCCGAGCCCGAGGTCGTCGTCTTCGCCGACCCGCCGAACGGGTCCTGGTACTGCTGATCGCCCGCGCCCTGGGCGAGGGCGAGGCTCACGGGCAGGGCGGCTCCCAGGCAGGCGACAGCGAGCAGCACCGCGATCCGGCGGCAAACGGACGGCACCGGCATCATTGTATGGCTGCGCCGGACACCATCGCTCCCCCGTGCGCGGTAGCGTGCCGCTGCCGTGACGTCCGAGGAGCACTCCAGCACCCCGCGGCACATCCTGCTGCTCACCGACCGCGACTGGACCCACCCCCAGGGCGGCGGCACGGGCACCAACCTCCACGGCCAGGTCTCGCGCTGGATCGCGTGGGGGCACCGCGTCACGGTCATCGCGGGCTCCTACCCCGGCGCCGCCCGCCTCGAGCAGCCCCACCCGCTGCTGACGATCCACCGCATGGGCGGCCGCATGACCGTCTTCGGGCGCGCCGCGCTGGCCACGTGGCGCGGGGTCGGGCGCGACGCCGACGTCGTCCTGGAGGTCGTCAACGGCATCGCGTTCTTCACGCCGCTGTGGTGGTGGCTGCGCGCGCCGCGGGTCACGCTGGTCCACCACGTCCACCAGGACCACTACGTCGCCGAGATGGGCCGGCGCGGGCGCCTGGCCGCCCTGGTGGCCGAGCGCCTGCCGCTGCAGACGCTCTACCGCCACCACCAGTTCCTGACCATCTCGGACTCGGCGCGCCGCGACCTCATCGGCCTGGGCATCCCGGCCGACCAGATCCACGTCGCCTACCTCGGCGTGGAGCCCGAGGCGTTCGCGCAGGGCCGGCGCAGCGAGCAGCCCACGCTGCTCTACCTCGGGCGCCTCAAGCAGTACAAGCGCCTCGAGGTCCTCCTCGACGTCCTGGAGGGCATCCCGGGCGCACGGCTGGAGGTCGCCGGCGAGGGGGACCACCGCGCCGCGCTGGAGGCCGAGATCGACGCGCGGGGCCTGCACGACCGCGTGACGCTGCACGGCTTCGTCACCGAGGAGGACAAGCGCGAGCTCTACGCGCGGGCGTGGGTCAACCTCACGGCCTCCTCGGCCGAGGGCTGGTGCCTGACGGTCATGGAGGCCGCCGCCGCCGGCACGCCGAGCGCGGCGATGGCCGTCGGCGGGCTGCCCGAGTCGATCGTCGACGAGCAGACCGGCCTGCTGGCCGACACCCCGGAGGAGCTGGCCCGCAAGGTCGCCCGCCTGGTGGCCGACCCCGACCGCCGCGACGAGCTCGGCGAGGCGGCGCGCGCCCGCGCCCGCGGCTTCACCTGGGACGGGACCGCCCGGGCCAACCTGACGGTCCTCGAGCACGTCGCCGACGCGCGCCGGCCGCGGCTGCGCGACGCGATGCGCCGGTCCGAGACCGGCGCCGCGGCCGGGCTGGCGGGCGCGACGCTGCTCAACAACGCCGTCCAGCTCGTCTTCGTCGTGCTCTTCAGCCGTCTGCTGGGCGCCGACGGCTACGGCGCGCTCGCCGCGATCGTCTCGGGCTTCCTGATCCTCATGGTCGGCGGCCAGTCCGTGCAGGTCGCGGCCGCGCGCGAGGCGACCCTCGGCCACCTGGGCGCGGGCGGCGGGCTCCGGGGCACGCTCGCGCGCTGGACGCGCCAGCTCATCGCCGCGACCGTCGTGCTGGCCGCGCTCGGCGTCCTCGTGCGCCATCCGCTGGCCCACCTGCTGGGCACGCCCGAGCATCCGTGGGCCGCGGCGTCGCTGCTGCCGACGGGGTCGCTGTGGCTGCTGCTGTCGCTGCAGCGCGGCGTGCTGCAGGGGCTGAGGGCCTACGCGCCCGTCGGGATCTCGATCGTCGGCGAGGCGTTCGGGCGGATCCTCTGCGGGCTGGCGCTGTGGGGCGTCGGGCTCGGCGTGACGGGCGCCTACCTGGGCAACCCGCTGGCCTTCGTGCTCATGGCGCTGTGGCTCTCGCGCCGGCTGGCGCAGATGCTCGGCCCGCTGCCCGACGGCCCACCGCAGGCCACGCGGCCGCTGAGCGGCCTGGTCGGCGACAACTGGCTGCCGCTGCTGGGCCTGCTGCTGCTCGCCGTGCTGCAGAACGTCGACGTGATCGTCGGGCGCCACGAGTTCCACGGCGACTCCGCCGGGTCCTACGCGGTGGCCGCCGTCGCCGCCAAGTCCGTGGTGTGGGTCGCGATCGGCGTCGGCCTGCAGCTGCTGCCCGAGGCCACGCGCCGCGCCGCCGCCGGCCTGGACCCGCGCCCCGCGCTGCTGCGGGCGCTCGGCGTGCTGGCGGCCGTCGCGGCGCCGGCGCTCATCATCTTCGCGCTCATCCCCCACTTCCTGCTGCGCGTGGCGTTCGGCCCGGACCTCACGGAGGCCTCGGGTGCGCTGCCCGTGCTGGGCGTGGCGATGACCCTGCTGGCGGTGGCCTACCTCACCGTGCAGTACATGGTCGCGCTCGGCGAGCTGCGCTTCGTGTGGGTCCTCGGCGTCGTGGCGGTCGTGGAGCCGTTCCTGCTGAGCGCCGGGCACTTCACGCTGCTGTCCTACGCCACCGTGGTGCTGGGCCTGCAGCTCGTGGCGGCCTCCGCCGTCCTGGCCCTCGGGCTGCGCGCGCGCCGCGGCGCGCCGGTGGCGCAGACGGCCTGAGGGGCCCCGGGGCGCGCGGGAGTCGTCTCGTCACGCCTATGCGGGGATGAGGCGACCCACGACCGGGACTCTGGGTCGGATCGAGCGTCCTCTGGACACTCGACGCGACCCACGGCGGGACGATCCCGCCGCGCACAGGCTGCGCCGAGCGCCACGAGCGCCCAGCGCCCGCTACACCCGGGCCGCCCCCGGCGTCCGAGGACGCCGGGGGCGGCACACCGGTCGAGGACGCCTCGATCCGGTCGCGGCCGCGGTTCTTGGCCGCATACGTCGAGGTCTCCCCCTGGGAGTCGGTGCCCCGCAGCGTGATCGTGTAGGCCTCCTGCGGGCCCTGCCGCGCCCCGGCGACACGCGCCCTGGCCGGCGGCCGCGCTCGCCTGGCCCGGCTGCAGCGCGTCTTCGGCGACCGACGCTCAGGCGCCGCGCGGGTCGCCCATCCAGTAGCGCGGCCCCGGTCCCCCGCGGCCGGCGCGGTCGCCCGGGTTGGCCAGCCGGCAGCGCTGCATGGACAGGCAGCCGCAGCCGATGCACTCCGTCAGCGAGCCGCGGAGGCGCTCGAGCTCGGCGATCCGCTCGTCGATGCGCCGCGCCCAGCCGCGCGACAGGCGGTCCCAGTCGCGGCGGCCCGGCACGCGGTCGCCGGGCAGGCGCGCCAGCTCGGCCGCGATCTCCTCCAGGCTCAGTCCCACCCGCTGGGCGAAGACGATGAACGCGATCCGGCGCAGCGTGGCGCGCGGATAGCGCCGGCGGCCCGAGCCCGCGCGGTCCGACGTGATGAGCCCGCGCTCCTCGTAGAAGCGCAGCGCCGAGGCCGCGACGCCGCTGCGCCGGGCGACCTCGCCGATGGTCAGCAGCTCGGTGGACACGCCGACACGACAGCACGACGGGGCCTGGACTTCAAGTTCACTTGAACTTGTAGCCTCCGGGTCTCGCACCGGCGACCCCCGAGGAGGCATGGTGACCCAGCACCCCACACCCAGCGAGCGCATCACGGCCGAGGTCGGTTCGTGGCCCGGCGTGCAGTCGGGCACCGGCCGTCGCGGCGAGTTCGCGTTCCGCGTCGGCGACCGCGAGATCGGCCACCTGCACGGCGACCTCAGCGCGCACTTCGGCTTCCCCCGCGACGTCGGCGCGCGCCTG from the Baekduia soli genome contains:
- a CDS encoding luciferase domain-containing protein produces the protein MTQHPTPSERITAEVGSWPGVQSGTGRRGEFAFRVGDREIGHLHGDLSAHFGFPRDVGARLREDGRVGPHPVNPHSTKMAARALTTDADVQDVIALMRLNYDRVTARG
- the tsaE gene encoding tRNA (adenosine(37)-N6)-threonylcarbamoyltransferase complex ATPase subunit type 1 TsaE, whose product is MPRCWSWASACGCAPPLSASSDSRPTTTTTAAAEQTEAVGAALAARLSPGDVVLLAGEMGSGKTTFVRGAARALGYDGPVTSPTFTIGRRYDGRVPIAHLDLHRLASLDDEDPALLDDYLTPDAVAFVEWPEVAEPGLEHVRARVTLAHAGGDRRTITVEPAGGSS
- the rimI gene encoding ribosomal protein S18-alanine N-acetyltransferase, which translates into the protein MTPPDLHIRRLTYADLPQVIAIERRAFPTPWSLAMFVLELSKPSGICLAALDAGAIVGYCICSRYDTIWHIMNVAVAPERRREGLATALLSDLLGRVQEPEPRFTLEVRTSNTGAMTLYERHGFRAAGRRRRYYQDNGEDAVIMWRTPATLRGSLDDIPNAVDPLKRAIGQ
- a CDS encoding bifunctional lysylphosphatidylglycerol flippase/synthetase MprF translates to MRIHEWHLGLAVGAAAAAWRLLAGGPAIAVAVLAIVASWLMAKDWRDLPGVGGDRRDTGAWRLGLHRPPDAPALPPARDRVPAAAAAATAATGLLNVLSAVTQELPLRLRDLLAIAPGGDVRVAHALALPVGVALTCAAWPLARRRRRALHGAVALLAAVGVLNVLKGLDLEEAMVSWALAAVLWRSRAAFWVGHERPASAALALRVVLLPALALAVGTAVVALAAGHAAPVPGAGATPRVAARLLTLSGGTSFHGAFGWVPLGLGLLGLGTALAVAAAVLEPLRPANLGGALDRRRAAAIVRRHGTDTLSAFKLRHDLHRLWSPDGQAMVAFRIEAGSMLLAGDPVGPERARAAMLEQAVDWAHRHGLGFGVVGATEDFALLARRVGVRRLYLGDEAILPTGVMDLSGGARKTMRKAVNRVARHGYTAELRTVGDLDTATVARLGEVSDAWRDGEPERGFSMAHDALVDELLPDALVVLGRDADGVVRGFLHFVPVFGRSAMSLGFMRRERDTPNGLTEFLVVESARLLADLGVEEFSLNFAAYGRWLRAPSGRLERVLAIGLRRADRWFQVQRLLSFNAKFDPRWQPRYLLFERPAQLPRICLASMWAEGQLPRLRLPGAAGAGPEPSPRDA
- a CDS encoding glycosyltransferase, with amino-acid sequence MTSEEHSSTPRHILLLTDRDWTHPQGGGTGTNLHGQVSRWIAWGHRVTVIAGSYPGAARLEQPHPLLTIHRMGGRMTVFGRAALATWRGVGRDADVVLEVVNGIAFFTPLWWWLRAPRVTLVHHVHQDHYVAEMGRRGRLAALVAERLPLQTLYRHHQFLTISDSARRDLIGLGIPADQIHVAYLGVEPEAFAQGRRSEQPTLLYLGRLKQYKRLEVLLDVLEGIPGARLEVAGEGDHRAALEAEIDARGLHDRVTLHGFVTEEDKRELYARAWVNLTASSAEGWCLTVMEAAAAGTPSAAMAVGGLPESIVDEQTGLLADTPEELARKVARLVADPDRRDELGEAARARARGFTWDGTARANLTVLEHVADARRPRLRDAMRRSETGAAAGLAGATLLNNAVQLVFVVLFSRLLGADGYGALAAIVSGFLILMVGGQSVQVAAAREATLGHLGAGGGLRGTLARWTRQLIAATVVLAALGVLVRHPLAHLLGTPEHPWAAASLLPTGSLWLLLSLQRGVLQGLRAYAPVGISIVGEAFGRILCGLALWGVGLGVTGAYLGNPLAFVLMALWLSRRLAQMLGPLPDGPPQATRPLSGLVGDNWLPLLGLLLLAVLQNVDVIVGRHEFHGDSAGSYAVAAVAAKSVVWVAIGVGLQLLPEATRRAAAGLDPRPALLRALGVLAAVAAPALIIFALIPHFLLRVAFGPDLTEASGALPVLGVAMTLLAVAYLTVQYMVALGELRFVWVLGVVAVVEPFLLSAGHFTLLSYATVVLGLQLVAASAVLALGLRARRGAPVAQTA
- a CDS encoding carboxylate-amine ligase, whose translation is MSLDLERAAEGFATSTDWTVGLEEEFSLLDPDTLDLVPRFEELRDAATATDPVLAESISGELICSEIEIRSGRGTDLADALARQRDVRRRLFDLAAGRGLLLGSTGTHPLADYRLQRNIDTEHYRRVVDGLQYVARRNNTFSLHVHVGVRGADRAIRVCDRLRPVLPTLLALSANSTGVDGLDSGLHSARTQTFTKSFPRCGIPDAFGTWDAYAQYIDLLTRTRSIVEYTQVWWSVRPHFSFGTVEVRICDAQATAGESDALAALITACVAQAARDEDEGRPHADLPGRLLEENLWRAIRFGMDGRQIDLQRLDEEPAAAAVQRLLSWTAPVRAELGIDPVLAALNGAQRQRRALDAGTPLEEVFATSVQETRQTYAQEVPAR
- the soxR gene encoding redox-sensitive transcriptional activator SoxR — protein: MSTELLTIGEVARRSGVAASALRFYEERGLITSDRAGSGRRRYPRATLRRIAFIVFAQRVGLSLEEIAAELARLPGDRVPGRRDWDRLSRGWARRIDERIAELERLRGSLTECIGCGCLSMQRCRLANPGDRAGRGGPGPRYWMGDPRGA
- the tsaD gene encoding tRNA (adenosine(37)-N6)-threonylcarbamoyltransferase complex transferase subunit TsaD, giving the protein MILAIETSCDDTCAALVTHDGEIRANVISSQGVHDRYGGVVPEVAGRRHLELATPVIDDALARAGATLDDVDLVAVTAGPGLVGALLVGVATAKGLAAARGLPLAAVDHLQGHVAANFLRLGPEPGQAPLEPPFLCLIASGGHTFLARVDDHRGFSVLGATLDDAAGEAIDKGARLLGLPFPGGPHLERLAAEGDPGAFAFPTSRNLRGLDFSFAGLKTALLYKVRDLGDDEAQARRADLAASYQHAIVEQLAVRVARALQDTGLDRLAVGGGVAANGPLRERLGALAPVVRIPPRELCTDNAAMIASAARYVDPVAFPGYLGLEVHATGQRAL
- a CDS encoding LPXTG cell wall anchor domain-containing protein, coding for MPSVCRRIAVLLAVACLGAALPVSLALAQGAGDQQYQDPFGGSAKTTTSGSGSAKAKTITTPSGTLSPTPQGGSGTSGSGSSGGSGTSPGTSTGPTPSTTTSTGASAQTLPNTGTDARVLVIAGAALLVVGIGLRLRSAPERF
- a CDS encoding redox-sensing transcriptional repressor Rex, with product MSVGDLTKPHGAGDTNGADDTEPVPDRLSLGVAARLARYLQVLTKAKKEGKETISSQELSSFTQVNSTQIRRDLSGFGKFGKRGVGYNVDGLVSQIRKILRTAGQHNIALFGAGHLGRAIASSDVFADHGFRVVAIFDADPEKVGTSVGALQVRDVATVPQVVEDEDIVVGVLAVPSSAAQTLADQLVLSGVKIIFNYSESLLRVPPEVTVHTSSPAVDLLYALYFYLT
- a CDS encoding glutaredoxin family protein; this translates as MDLYGRPGCHLCDDARAQLLALRAELAFELVEHDIEADDHLLRRYLERIPVIALDGEELFDFFLDEPGLRRRLGTVGDR